Proteins from a genomic interval of Phycisphaerae bacterium RAS1:
- the pncC gene encoding Nicotinamide-nucleotide amidohydrolase PncC: MQTAWIISSGSELTLGQSIDTNSAWLSRELAGRGIRPARHITVGDAAADLRDALESAARRADVILLTGGLGPTEDDLTRFVLADIAGAPLELHAASLAQLEAFFAARKRPMPERNRIQAMIPGGARPLPNSCGTAPGIFIELRGTPCFALPGVPFEMRVMFRDQVAAHLDGSRGVILSRRLSTYGRGESEIGDAIRDLMARGRNPEVGTTAQLGEIGIRINAAADAVQAALRLLDADEAEVRRRLGELVFGRDEETLAGAVGDLLQKRHATLATAESCTGGMIGQMLTATPGSSAYYLGGVVAYSNEAKERLLDVPRDVLDAHGAVSRPAAEAMAEGARRRFSADFAVSVTGIAGPSGGRPDKPVGLVYLGIAAAEGVAVEEYRFGEDAPRDVIRERAARTALNRLRLALLRRA; this comes from the coding sequence ATGCAGACGGCATGGATCATCTCCAGCGGCAGCGAACTGACGCTGGGCCAATCGATCGACACGAATTCCGCCTGGTTGTCGCGCGAGCTGGCCGGCCGCGGCATTCGCCCGGCGCGGCACATCACGGTCGGCGACGCCGCCGCGGACCTGCGCGACGCGCTGGAATCCGCGGCCCGGCGCGCAGACGTGATTCTGCTCACCGGCGGACTGGGCCCGACCGAAGACGACCTGACGCGCTTCGTTCTGGCCGACATCGCGGGCGCCCCGCTGGAGCTGCACGCAGCCAGCCTGGCGCAGCTTGAGGCGTTCTTCGCCGCGCGAAAGCGGCCCATGCCGGAGCGCAACCGAATTCAGGCCATGATCCCCGGCGGGGCGCGCCCGCTGCCTAACTCGTGCGGCACGGCGCCGGGCATCTTCATCGAGCTTCGCGGCACGCCCTGTTTCGCGCTTCCAGGCGTGCCGTTCGAGATGCGGGTCATGTTCCGCGACCAGGTTGCCGCGCATCTCGACGGCAGCCGGGGCGTCATTCTGAGCCGGCGGCTGAGCACTTATGGCCGGGGCGAATCGGAAATCGGCGACGCGATTCGCGACCTCATGGCCCGCGGCCGAAACCCGGAGGTGGGCACGACGGCGCAGCTCGGGGAAATCGGGATCCGAATCAACGCGGCGGCCGATGCGGTTCAGGCGGCGCTGCGGCTGCTGGACGCGGACGAGGCCGAAGTGCGCCGCCGGCTGGGCGAGCTGGTGTTCGGACGCGATGAAGAAACACTCGCCGGCGCGGTCGGGGACCTTCTCCAAAAGAGGCACGCCACGCTCGCAACGGCGGAGTCCTGCACCGGTGGGATGATCGGGCAGATGCTGACCGCCACGCCCGGCAGCAGTGCGTACTACCTCGGCGGCGTGGTGGCCTATTCGAATGAGGCCAAGGAGCGGCTGCTCGACGTGCCGCGCGATGTCCTGGACGCGCACGGCGCGGTCAGCCGGCCGGCGGCGGAGGCGATGGCCGAGGGCGCGCGGCGGCGCTTCAGCGCCGATTTCGCGGTTTCGGTGACGGGAATCGCCGGCCCCTCCGGCGGGCGCCCCGACAAGCCGGTCGGGCTGGTCTACCTCGGCATCGCCGCGGCGGAGGGCGTGGCAGTCGAGGAATATCGATTCGGCGAGGATGCGCCGCGTGACGTGATCCGCGAAAGGGCGGCGCGGACGGCTCTAAACCGGCTGAGGCTGGCGCTGCTCCGGCGCGCCTAG
- the gcvT_2 gene encoding Aminomethyltransferase, which produces MQTESAFQNADAFRPAAWIEYRGVRLAARFGDVAEEFRAAREGAALVDRSDRGVLAITGNDRKAWVHNLVTNAVKTLDDRSGNYAFACDVRGRIQFDMNILVLPDRLLLDIDAATCASAAAHFERYLITEDAKIEDVSGFFARLGCCGARADAVAAALGATNFSAMAQLGTLGVTGGAELFRHDFAGTPGFELIVPRTDAPAWWQRLAAAGATPAGFAAIDALRIEAGIPWPGRDIDDKTLPAETQQIERAISFNKGCYLGQEVVERMRSHGALARRLVRLRIAGRAELAPPATLLKAGADVGRVTSAAPHPATDELLALGYLKTSARDTADITAGDPPRTVTIVAAAGRSEFPNPPRPAAG; this is translated from the coding sequence ATGCAGACCGAGAGCGCATTCCAGAACGCCGACGCCTTCCGCCCCGCCGCGTGGATTGAATATCGCGGCGTCCGACTTGCGGCGCGCTTTGGCGACGTCGCGGAGGAATTCCGCGCGGCGCGCGAGGGCGCAGCGCTCGTAGACCGCAGCGACCGCGGCGTTCTTGCCATCACGGGTAATGACCGCAAGGCGTGGGTTCACAACCTCGTGACCAACGCCGTGAAGACGCTCGACGATCGCAGCGGCAACTACGCCTTCGCCTGCGACGTCCGCGGCCGCATTCAGTTTGACATGAACATCCTGGTGCTGCCCGACCGTCTGCTGCTCGACATCGACGCTGCGACGTGCGCATCCGCCGCGGCGCATTTTGAGCGCTACCTGATTACCGAAGACGCGAAGATCGAGGACGTTTCGGGTTTTTTCGCGCGGCTCGGCTGCTGCGGAGCTCGTGCGGACGCGGTCGCAGCGGCGCTGGGCGCGACGAACTTCTCCGCCATGGCGCAGCTCGGCACATTGGGCGTGACGGGCGGCGCCGAGCTTTTCAGGCATGATTTCGCCGGGACGCCGGGGTTCGAGCTGATCGTTCCGCGGACCGACGCACCGGCCTGGTGGCAGCGGCTGGCGGCGGCCGGGGCGACGCCCGCGGGATTCGCGGCGATTGACGCACTCCGGATCGAAGCGGGAATCCCGTGGCCGGGCCGCGACATTGACGACAAGACGTTGCCGGCCGAAACGCAGCAAATCGAGCGGGCGATCAGCTTCAACAAGGGCTGCTATCTGGGCCAGGAAGTGGTCGAGCGCATGCGCTCGCACGGGGCGCTGGCGCGGCGACTCGTTCGCCTGCGAATTGCGGGCCGCGCGGAACTCGCCCCGCCTGCAACCCTCCTGAAAGCGGGAGCGGATGTCGGCCGCGTCACGTCGGCGGCGCCGCACCCGGCGACCGATGAACTGCTGGCGCTGGGTTATCTGAAGACCTCGGCCCGCGATACGGCGGACATCACCGCCGGCGACCCGCCGCGGACGGTGACGATCGTCGCCGCCGCCGGCCGCTCCGAATTTCCGAACCCGCCGCGCCCAGCGGCGGGGTGA
- the deoC1 gene encoding Deoxyribose-phosphate aldolase 1 — MGSIGVPPVRTGETPMLPEMECRCFAEESTVTRRELAAMIDHTVLKPETTQKQIDALCDECLEFGFFCACVQPVWVEHCVRRLAGSRVCVASVAGFPHGASLPQAKALEARLAVEQGAREVDMVVHVGDLVAIRKDTVVRDIAGVVQAAKRVNPDALVKVILETAALSDEQIILGCRCVAEAQADFVKTSTGFHPAGGASAAHVALLHKHAAPIKVKASGGIRDLPTAQAMIAAGASRLGLSASVAVVRSLQV; from the coding sequence GTGGGGAGCATCGGCGTCCCGCCGGTGCGCACCGGCGAGACGCCGATGCTCCCCGAAATGGAATGCCGCTGCTTCGCCGAGGAGAGCACCGTGACGCGACGTGAACTGGCGGCGATGATCGACCACACCGTCCTCAAGCCCGAAACGACGCAGAAGCAGATTGACGCGCTCTGCGACGAATGCCTTGAATTCGGCTTCTTCTGCGCCTGTGTGCAGCCCGTGTGGGTCGAGCATTGCGTACGCCGGCTGGCCGGCAGCCGCGTATGCGTCGCGAGCGTGGCGGGGTTTCCGCACGGTGCGTCGTTGCCGCAGGCCAAGGCGCTGGAGGCGCGGCTGGCGGTCGAGCAAGGGGCGCGCGAGGTGGACATGGTCGTGCACGTCGGCGACCTGGTCGCGATTCGAAAGGACACGGTGGTCCGCGACATCGCCGGCGTCGTGCAGGCCGCGAAGCGCGTCAATCCGGATGCGCTCGTAAAGGTGATTCTCGAAACCGCGGCCCTGAGCGACGAGCAGATCATTCTCGGCTGTCGCTGCGTCGCCGAGGCGCAGGCCGATTTCGTCAAGACCTCGACCGGCTTCCACCCCGCCGGCGGGGCCAGCGCCGCGCATGTGGCCCTGCTGCACAAGCACGCGGCGCCGATCAAGGTGAAAGCCTCCGGCGGCATCCGCGATCTGCCGACGGCGCAGGCGATGATTGCCGCGGGCGCCTCGCGGCTCGGGTTGTCTGCAAGCGTCGCGGTGGTCAGGTCACTTCAGGTGTGA
- the ileS gene encoding Isoleucine--tRNA ligase, which translates to MFEPLPSKFSFPESEKRILAFWDEQDVFHRSLELRKDAPRFVFYEGPPTANGLPHPGHCLTRAIKDIFPRYKTMCGFLVERKAGWDTHGLPVEVEVCKELGIHTKEEIEKFGVEKFVLRCIESVFRYTKQWEDLTHRLGFWVNLKDAYVTYHQSYVESVWWSLKTLFDRGLLYQGHKVVWWWCQGGTALSAGEVGEGYRTVDDPSVFVKFRLADSGGMGVGGTGVSPVQAGGTGVSPVQAGGTGVSPVPAAGVSEKLTIRQRHLPHWEAGGNTYFITFRTSGVRKNADGTVRSSELSEAERDAVLSACVHFDATRMLVHSVVVMPDHVHMLITPLEKSPGVWWSLAELLHSVKSFSGKQIADLRRAAGAAGDAAVWQDEYFDRIIRTQSDFDEKRAYIFGNPAKRGLDLTYKWVWDEAATERRVEGQVARDGRDARPTHAGNARVSLLVWTTTPWTLVSNHFAAVHPGLDYALVHDPVDNEHLYIAAAMVESIAKKVKRELTVVSTCKGSDLVGRRYQPPFDCYAKTLGDTTAKLMAGGEASVGWRVLAADFVTLESGTGLVHEAPAFGEVDFNLLQEERSHFVDFDAIPLLCAVNPDGTFNADAPEKYRGRWIKECDKEITRELKERGLLYHQEQHRHEYPFCPRAENDPLIQYARKSWFVRTSRFKDEFLKNNAAVQWLPEHIREGRFGDFLRNNVDWALSRERYWGTPLPIWVCEKTGRMESIGSFDELQKKPGATDGGFWDRKCAEAAAAGHPLPEHLRVHKPYIDEWTYDSPFDKGTGNREQGTESRARMRRVTEVIDCWWDAGSMPFAQWGFPHSPGSVEQVSRRWPADFISEAIDQTRGWFYGLLSISTLLREPIRSLSGAAGEFPLPYKTCIVLGHIAGEDGNKMSKRLRNYKEPSYIFDTLGADAMRWYFFSGQAPWTSTRFTEANIRDSQREFLVKLYNVLSFFTIYANIDGFCSVGRAHHCWQGTGNREQGTGTAGVANPTAAVGSSHPTGFRPVAQRGELDRWIISELHRTIAFVRAKMDAFENFPAAGRINDFVDALSNWYVRRSRDRFWSAVGETGTGGTGVSPVVNQDKWDAYNTLYECLTTLSRLIAPFTPFFAEMMFQNLEGNGEQGTGNREQGTENSKAHVPTFPHFHFPTMVLSVHLCDYPQHDASLIDEKLAAEMDLVRQIVSTGRAARAGAKVKVRQPLAQVEVVLARHEHESWLDAHKALIAEELNVKKVEFIRSADHYVSYTIKPDFKAIGPKFGKIAPAISAALAKLDAADARTALLSSDRLTLDVNGQSVTLTKQDVDVRLEARPGWSAAQDAAAVVVVSTEISPELRDEGVIREFIHHIQAARKDLDLPYQARIAVHLEAEPAFSETVRRFDALLRSECLADRIEFAIPAQVSAAALSVEGAPVRLAVTRLA; encoded by the coding sequence ATGTTCGAGCCGCTGCCGAGCAAGTTCAGTTTCCCCGAATCCGAAAAGCGCATCCTGGCGTTCTGGGATGAGCAGGACGTTTTCCATCGCTCGCTGGAATTGCGGAAAGACGCGCCGCGCTTTGTGTTCTACGAAGGTCCGCCGACGGCCAACGGCCTGCCGCACCCCGGACACTGCCTGACGCGGGCGATCAAGGACATCTTCCCCCGCTACAAGACGATGTGCGGCTTCCTGGTCGAGCGCAAGGCGGGCTGGGACACCCACGGCCTGCCGGTCGAGGTCGAGGTCTGCAAAGAGCTCGGCATCCATACCAAGGAGGAGATCGAGAAATTCGGCGTCGAGAAGTTCGTGCTGCGCTGCATCGAGAGCGTGTTTCGCTACACGAAGCAGTGGGAAGACCTGACGCACCGGCTGGGTTTCTGGGTCAATCTGAAGGACGCCTACGTCACGTATCACCAGAGCTACGTGGAGAGCGTCTGGTGGTCGCTGAAGACGCTGTTTGACCGCGGATTGCTGTACCAGGGGCACAAGGTCGTCTGGTGGTGGTGCCAGGGCGGAACAGCCCTGTCGGCGGGGGAGGTCGGCGAGGGGTACCGGACGGTGGACGATCCGTCGGTGTTTGTGAAGTTCCGACTGGCAGATTCGGGTGGGATGGGCGTGGGTGGGACGGGCGTCTCGCCCGTTCAAGCGGGTGGGACGGGCGTCTCGCCCGTTCAAGCGGGTGGGACGGGCGTCTCGCCCGTCCCCGCCGCCGGTGTCTCTGAAAAACTCACCATCCGTCAGCGCCACCTGCCGCATTGGGAAGCCGGCGGGAATACCTATTTCATCACCTTCCGAACGAGTGGTGTAAGAAAAAACGCCGACGGAACGGTTCGATCCTCTGAACTCTCAGAGGCCGAGCGCGACGCCGTTCTCTCCGCCTGTGTGCACTTCGACGCCACGCGCATGTTGGTCCATTCGGTCGTCGTCATGCCGGATCATGTCCACATGCTCATCACGCCGCTCGAAAAAAGCCCCGGAGTGTGGTGGTCGCTCGCCGAGCTGCTTCACAGCGTGAAGAGTTTCTCTGGCAAGCAAATCGCAGACCTGCGGCGAGCGGCGGGCGCCGCCGGCGATGCGGCCGTGTGGCAGGACGAGTACTTCGACCGCATCATCCGCACGCAGTCGGATTTTGACGAGAAACGTGCATACATCTTCGGCAATCCCGCGAAACGCGGGCTCGACCTGACGTACAAATGGGTCTGGGATGAAGCTGCGACGGAGCGACGGGTCGAGGGACAAGTGGCAAGGGACGGGCGAGACGCCCGTCCCACCCACGCAGGGAACGCCCGTGTCTCGCTGCTGGTCTGGACCACCACGCCGTGGACGCTGGTCAGCAATCACTTCGCCGCCGTGCATCCGGGGCTGGACTATGCGCTGGTGCATGATCCGGTGGATAACGAGCACCTGTACATCGCCGCCGCGATGGTCGAGTCAATCGCCAAGAAGGTGAAGCGCGAGTTGACGGTCGTTTCGACCTGCAAGGGCAGTGACCTGGTTGGGCGGCGCTACCAGCCGCCGTTCGATTGCTACGCTAAGACGCTCGGCGACACGACCGCGAAACTGATGGCCGGCGGCGAGGCCAGCGTCGGCTGGCGCGTGCTGGCCGCCGATTTCGTGACACTTGAGAGCGGCACGGGGCTGGTCCATGAGGCGCCCGCATTCGGCGAAGTAGACTTCAATCTACTTCAGGAAGAACGATCACACTTCGTTGATTTTGATGCGATTCCCCTGCTGTGCGCCGTCAATCCGGACGGCACGTTCAACGCCGACGCGCCGGAGAAATACCGCGGCCGCTGGATCAAGGAGTGCGACAAGGAGATCACGCGTGAGCTGAAGGAGCGCGGCCTGCTCTATCACCAGGAGCAGCACCGTCACGAATACCCCTTCTGCCCGCGGGCCGAAAACGACCCGCTGATCCAGTACGCCCGCAAGAGTTGGTTCGTCCGCACCAGCCGCTTCAAGGACGAATTCCTGAAGAACAACGCCGCCGTGCAGTGGCTGCCGGAGCACATTCGCGAAGGCCGCTTCGGCGACTTCCTGCGGAACAACGTGGATTGGGCCCTGTCGCGCGAGCGCTACTGGGGCACGCCGCTGCCGATCTGGGTGTGCGAGAAGACCGGCCGGATGGAGTCGATCGGCTCATTCGACGAATTGCAGAAGAAGCCCGGCGCGACCGACGGCGGTTTCTGGGATCGCAAGTGTGCCGAGGCGGCGGCGGCGGGGCATCCGTTGCCGGAGCATCTGCGCGTTCACAAGCCGTACATTGATGAGTGGACGTATGACAGCCCGTTCGACAAGGGAACAGGGAACAGGGAACAGGGAACAGAAAGTCGCGCCCGCATGCGGCGGGTGACGGAGGTCATCGACTGCTGGTGGGACGCGGGGAGCATGCCGTTTGCACAATGGGGATTCCCGCATTCACCGGGTAGCGTTGAACAGGTGTCCCGGCGCTGGCCGGCGGATTTTATCAGCGAGGCGATCGATCAGACGCGCGGCTGGTTCTACGGGCTGCTGTCCATCAGCACGCTCTTGCGCGAGCCGATTCGCTCGCTCAGCGGCGCGGCGGGGGAATTTCCGCTGCCCTATAAGACCTGCATTGTCCTCGGCCATATCGCCGGCGAAGACGGCAACAAGATGTCCAAGCGGCTCCGCAATTACAAGGAGCCGAGCTATATATTTGACACGCTCGGGGCGGACGCGATGCGCTGGTATTTCTTCAGCGGCCAGGCGCCCTGGACCAGCACGCGCTTCACCGAAGCCAACATCCGCGACAGCCAGCGCGAGTTCCTGGTGAAGCTCTACAACGTGCTGAGCTTCTTCACGATCTACGCCAACATCGACGGGTTTTGTAGCGTGGGCCGTGCCCACCATTGCTGGCAGGGAACAGGGAACAGGGAACAGGGAACAGGAACGGCCGGCGTTGCCAACCCGACGGCAGCGGTGGGCAGTTCCCACCCTACCGGATTCCGGCCGGTCGCGCAGCGCGGCGAGTTGGACCGCTGGATCATCAGCGAGCTGCATCGCACGATCGCCTTCGTTCGCGCGAAGATGGATGCGTTCGAGAACTTCCCCGCCGCGGGGCGCATCAATGACTTCGTCGACGCGCTTTCGAACTGGTACGTCCGCCGCAGCCGCGACCGGTTCTGGAGCGCGGTGGGTGAGACGGGTACGGGTGGGACGGGCGTCTCGCCCGTCGTGAACCAGGACAAGTGGGACGCCTACAACACGCTCTACGAATGCCTTACGACGCTCTCGCGGCTGATTGCGCCGTTTACGCCGTTCTTTGCGGAGATGATGTTCCAGAATCTCGAAGGGAACGGCGAACAGGGAACAGGGAACAGGGAACAGGGAACAGAGAACAGCAAAGCGCACGTTCCCACGTTTCCACATTTCCACTTTCCCACGATGGTACTTTCCGTCCACCTCTGCGACTACCCGCAGCACGACGCGTCGCTGATCGATGAGAAACTCGCCGCGGAAATGGACCTCGTCCGGCAGATCGTCTCCACCGGCCGAGCGGCGCGGGCGGGGGCGAAGGTGAAGGTGCGCCAGCCGCTGGCGCAGGTCGAGGTCGTCCTGGCACGGCACGAGCACGAATCATGGCTGGACGCCCATAAGGCGCTCATCGCCGAGGAGCTGAACGTCAAGAAAGTGGAGTTCATCCGCTCGGCCGACCATTACGTTTCCTACACAATCAAGCCCGACTTCAAGGCCATCGGCCCGAAGTTCGGCAAGATCGCCCCCGCCATCTCCGCGGCGCTGGCGAAGCTCGACGCGGCCGATGCGCGAACGGCGCTGCTTTCGTCCGACCGCCTGACGCTCGACGTCAACGGCCAGTCCGTCACGCTGACAAAGCAGGACGTCGACGTGCGGCTGGAGGCCAGGCCCGGCTGGTCGGCGGCACAAGACGCGGCGGCCGTGGTGGTCGTCAGCACCGAGATCTCGCCCGAACTGCGAGATGAGGGCGTCATTCGCGAGTTCATTCACCACATTCAGGCGGCGCGAAAGGACCTCGACCTGCCCTACCAGGCGCGCATCGCCGTCCATCTGGAAGCCGAGCCGGCGTTCAGCGAGACGGTGCGCCGCTTTGACGCACTGCTGCGGAGTGAATGTCTCGCAGACCGGATCGAATTCGCGATTCCGGCTCAGGTGAGCGCGGCGGCGCTGAGCGTTGAGGGCGCGCCGGTCCGGCTGGCGGTCACGCGCCTGGCCTGA
- the pyrE gene encoding Orotate phosphoribosyltransferase, with amino-acid sequence MNDRELAKLLRETALLEGEFTLRSGRKSRYYLDKYLFETQPGVLRELAKRFATHVTQRTARIAGAELGAVALAAATALETDKPFVIVRNSRKADYGTGKLIEGRLERGEAVLLVEDIATSGGQAIEAARVLREAGADVERIVAVIDRQEGARAAIEAAGLQFSSLFTSADLGIVKSCTRGATDIPGPVIQSEPRA; translated from the coding sequence ATGAACGACCGCGAACTGGCGAAACTGCTGAGAGAAACCGCCCTGCTCGAGGGCGAATTCACCTTGCGCTCCGGTCGCAAGAGCCGCTACTACCTGGACAAGTACCTGTTCGAGACGCAACCGGGCGTACTGCGCGAGCTGGCGAAGCGCTTCGCGACGCACGTGACGCAGCGCACCGCCCGAATCGCGGGCGCGGAGCTCGGCGCGGTGGCGCTCGCGGCGGCGACGGCCCTGGAAACGGACAAGCCCTTCGTCATCGTCCGAAACTCCCGGAAGGCGGATTACGGCACGGGTAAGCTGATTGAGGGCCGCCTCGAACGCGGCGAGGCGGTGCTGCTGGTCGAGGACATCGCCACGTCGGGCGGGCAGGCCATCGAAGCGGCGCGCGTGCTGCGCGAAGCCGGCGCCGACGTGGAACGAATCGTCGCGGTGATCGACCGGCAGGAAGGCGCGCGAGCGGCGATCGAAGCCGCCGGGCTGCAATTCTCGTCGCTGTTCACGTCGGCTGATCTCGGAATCGTCAAAAGCTGTACGCGTGGCGCTACAGATATTCCCGGACCGGTGATTCAATCCGAGCCGCGCGCGTAA